The following proteins are co-located in the Bacteroidales bacterium genome:
- a CDS encoding 4Fe-4S dicluster domain-containing protein, producing the protein MRYAMAVDTRKCVGCSDCVVACQTENNVPIGFCRDWIVEVTNGTYPQLEMELRSERCNQCVNAPCVRCCPTGASHIVDGGIVLVTHNECIGCGACMASCPYDARYPHPDGYVDKCTFCIHRIKNGLSPACVAVCPTKCLYFGDLHDPNSEVSVVLKKRKSKTLIPEAGTDPQLYFLI; encoded by the coding sequence ATGAGATATGCAATGGCAGTAGATACCCGTAAATGCGTTGGATGCAGCGACTGTGTTGTAGCTTGTCAGACAGAGAATAATGTACCTATAGGTTTCTGCCGCGACTGGATTGTGGAGGTAACTAACGGAACCTATCCTCAGCTTGAAATGGAATTGAGGTCTGAAAGATGTAATCAGTGTGTTAACGCACCATGTGTAAGATGTTGCCCAACCGGGGCCAGTCATATTGTTGATGGCGGAATTGTATTAGTAACTCACAACGAATGTATCGGCTGCGGTGCCTGCATGGCTTCCTGTCCCTACGATGCACGTTATCCACATCCTGATGGTTATGTTGATAAGTGCACTTTCTGTATTCACAGGATAAAAAATGGTCTGTCCCCGGCATGTGTTGCTGTTTGTCCTACAAAATGCCTCTATTTCGGCGATCTTCACGATCCCAACAGTGAGGTATCTGTAGTACTTAAGAAGAGAAAATCAAAGACACTTATTCCTGAAGCAGGAACTGATCCTCAATTGTATTTTCTGATTTAG
- a CDS encoding rhodanese-like domain-containing protein, which produces MKPRTLLALFVIPMGLIIAAVPQNTTKPYKLTAEELLSEVNTRTQYVTPDAVADMIVKKDPSLRLIDVRSQDEYEKYSLPGAINIPVTDLLSDQYTDILDQDVKMNIFYSNGTLTANEAWMITRQLGYNNNFVLEGGLNYWFDAIMNPQKPASTSSDEEFAKYDFRKSAGQALGGGGVVQSAQDQNTASAKPVVKSAPKKKKAAGGC; this is translated from the coding sequence ATGAAACCACGTACATTACTTGCATTATTTGTTATTCCGATGGGTCTGATTATTGCAGCTGTACCTCAGAACACGACAAAACCATATAAACTTACTGCAGAAGAGCTTCTTAGTGAAGTGAATACACGTACACAGTATGTTACACCAGATGCTGTAGCAGATATGATAGTTAAAAAAGATCCTTCACTGAGACTGATCGATGTCAGAAGTCAGGATGAGTATGAGAAATACAGTCTGCCGGGGGCTATTAATATTCCTGTAACCGACCTTCTTTCTGACCAGTATACTGATATTCTTGATCAGGATGTAAAAATGAATATCTTCTATTCAAACGGTACTTTAACTGCCAATGAAGCATGGATGATTACCAGACAGCTTGGTTATAATAATAACTTCGTACTTGAGGGCGGCCTTAATTACTGGTTCGATGCAATTATGAATCCGCAAAAACCGGCATCCACCAGTTCAGATGAGGAGTTTGCGAAATATGATTTTCGCAAAAGTGCCGGACAGGCTCTCGGAGGGGGAGGCGTTGTTCAGTCTGCTCAGGATCAGAATACTGCATCCGCAAAACCGGTAGTAAAATCTGCACCAAAGAAGAAGAAAGCAGCAGGCGGTTGTTAA
- a CDS encoding M1 family metallopeptidase → MKKVLFLIAFMIYVSSSARSQVIFKEPLSSRQTYYKIDAKLDVTGKIVNGDMVTYWVNKSTDIVPDVQMHMYLNAFSSSSSTFFKGGSRFPATSESDYGWIDIITISDKSGRDLNSAMEFISPDDGNPDDKTVLKINLPQPAKPGDTVFLNISFKSKLPSNIIRTGAKDDYFFVAQWFPKFGVYEPAGMRFAVKGGWNCHQFHAHSEFYSNHSVYDVTITLPKEYVVGAGGMLMKESDADADLKTLVFRAEDLVDFAWTAWPGYAVFTDEWKHIKITLLLPKFRVNQADRQFKAVKNALEYMEERIGPFPYPHLTFVDPPTKGSGAGGMEYTTLFTSTSSFIMPASVHMPEMVTIHEFGHGYFMGILASNEFEEPWLDEGINTFWETRIMDHYYGKNTGMVDLPYLKFSDASMSRTPYVASGARQVISNNEFSWNYPHGTYGFMSYNKAATWMHTLMGIVGEETIDEIFREYYRKWAFKHPSGKDFISVVNEVVTKRHGDKFGTDMNWFFDQTMYGTGICDYKVSGFSSNRIMKLSGRTYGNDTLKNVSSVRDSLYQSVVMIERIGEIMLPVEVLVHFSDSTEVIEKWDGKARYKDFTYTGTTSIEWVKIDPEYKIAMDVNFINNSMTDAPDRVPVRRITSKLMTFIQFLISISSL, encoded by the coding sequence ATGAAAAAAGTGCTTTTCCTGATTGCCTTCATGATATATGTGTCTTCTTCGGCAAGATCCCAGGTTATTTTTAAGGAACCGCTTAGTTCACGCCAGACATATTATAAGATTGATGCAAAGCTTGATGTAACCGGAAAGATTGTCAATGGTGATATGGTTACATACTGGGTCAACAAATCGACTGATATTGTTCCTGACGTACAGATGCATATGTACCTTAATGCATTCAGCAGCAGCAGCTCTACCTTTTTTAAAGGTGGTAGCAGGTTTCCGGCAACCAGTGAGTCGGACTATGGCTGGATCGATATAATTACAATATCTGATAAAAGCGGGAGAGACCTTAATTCAGCTATGGAGTTCATATCACCCGACGATGGCAACCCTGATGATAAAACAGTACTTAAAATAAACCTCCCGCAACCGGCAAAACCCGGAGATACAGTATTCCTGAATATCAGCTTCAAATCGAAGCTGCCATCAAACATAATCCGAACCGGTGCAAAGGACGACTATTTTTTTGTAGCCCAGTGGTTTCCGAAGTTTGGTGTCTACGAGCCTGCAGGAATGAGATTTGCTGTTAAGGGAGGCTGGAATTGTCACCAGTTCCATGCACACTCAGAATTCTATTCCAATCATAGTGTTTATGATGTGACAATAACACTTCCAAAGGAATATGTTGTAGGAGCAGGCGGTATGCTGATGAAAGAATCGGATGCAGATGCAGACCTGAAGACCCTTGTTTTCCGTGCTGAAGATCTTGTTGATTTTGCATGGACAGCCTGGCCGGGTTATGCTGTTTTCACTGATGAATGGAAACACATTAAGATAACGCTGCTTCTTCCAAAATTCAGGGTGAATCAGGCTGACCGCCAGTTTAAGGCTGTTAAGAATGCCCTGGAATACATGGAAGAGAGAATAGGACCTTTTCCATATCCCCACCTGACATTTGTTGATCCGCCAACAAAAGGTTCCGGTGCCGGCGGAATGGAATACACAACTTTATTTACATCAACTTCATCTTTCATTATGCCTGCCTCAGTCCATATGCCTGAGATGGTAACAATTCACGAATTCGGGCACGGCTATTTCATGGGTATACTTGCAAGCAATGAGTTTGAGGAGCCATGGTTAGATGAGGGAATCAATACTTTCTGGGAAACAAGGATTATGGATCATTATTATGGTAAGAACACCGGGATGGTTGATCTGCCATATCTTAAGTTTTCTGATGCTTCAATGTCAAGGACACCCTATGTTGCCTCTGGAGCCAGGCAGGTAATAAGTAATAATGAATTTTCATGGAACTATCCCCATGGAACATATGGTTTTATGTCGTATAACAAGGCTGCTACATGGATGCACACCTTAATGGGAATAGTTGGAGAGGAGACCATTGATGAGATTTTCAGGGAGTATTACAGAAAGTGGGCATTCAAACACCCATCAGGAAAAGATTTTATTAGCGTTGTCAATGAGGTTGTTACAAAACGCCATGGTGATAAATTCGGCACAGATATGAACTGGTTTTTTGACCAGACTATGTATGGAACGGGCATTTGTGACTACAAGGTTTCAGGATTTTCCAGCAACAGAATTATGAAACTATCGGGAAGGACATATGGTAATGATACCCTTAAAAATGTATCCTCAGTCAGAGATTCTTTATATCAGTCTGTGGTAATGATCGAAAGAATCGGTGAAATTATGTTGCCGGTTGAGGTCCTGGTTCATTTTAGCGACAGCACTGAAGTGATTGAAAAATGGGATGGAAAAGCCAGATATAAAGATTTTACCTATACAGGAACAACTTCAATCGAATGGGTAAAAATTGATCCTGAATACAAGATTGCCATGGATGTCAATTTTATTAATAATTCAATGACAGATGCACCAGACCGGGTGCCTGTGAGGAGAATTACAAGTAAACTAATGACTTTTATACAGTTCCTGATCAGCATCAGCTCATTATAA
- the nrfD gene encoding polysulfide reductase NrfD — protein sequence MEEELIVSGRMNQMIDPHLHIWHWQISLYLFLGGMAAGILAIAALYFIRGRENDYKTAVRITPFIAPFLLVIGLLALFIDLRHKLFFWQLYTNIKLQSPMSWGAWTLMVITPVSFVWCALHIKDIFPNWDWKYKWLYDLEAFFNKYKKALAWVMLIYAIILGIYTGILLSAFNARPLWNTSILGPLFLASGLSAGAAATLVLSKDSKERKQFARIDLVLIGIELFLIIHMFMGFLASTQVQIEAAQLFLGGQYTMSFWIFVVILGMLIPALLEIMELGKFHIPVVIPAVLVIFGSLMLRFIIVYAGQVSRWLY from the coding sequence ATGGAAGAAGAATTAATTGTCAGCGGCAGGATGAATCAAATGATTGATCCTCATCTGCATATATGGCACTGGCAGATCTCACTTTATCTTTTCCTTGGAGGAATGGCAGCCGGTATACTGGCAATTGCTGCTCTCTATTTCATTCGGGGAAGGGAAAACGATTACAAAACTGCTGTACGCATAACTCCTTTTATTGCACCATTTCTTCTCGTTATTGGTTTACTGGCTCTATTTATTGATCTCCGCCATAAACTGTTTTTCTGGCAGCTTTATACGAATATCAAATTGCAGTCACCAATGTCATGGGGCGCATGGACACTAATGGTAATTACACCGGTATCGTTTGTATGGTGCGCACTGCATATTAAAGATATTTTCCCAAACTGGGACTGGAAATACAAATGGCTTTATGACCTTGAGGCATTTTTCAATAAATATAAAAAAGCTCTCGCATGGGTGATGCTCATTTATGCTATTATACTTGGTATATATACGGGTATCCTGCTGTCAGCATTTAACGCAAGACCATTGTGGAATACTTCAATTCTGGGACCACTTTTCCTGGCATCAGGACTATCAGCTGGTGCTGCAGCCACACTTGTGTTATCGAAAGACAGCAAGGAACGAAAACAATTTGCCAGGATTGACCTTGTGTTGATAGGAATAGAGTTGTTCCTTATTATTCATATGTTCATGGGATTTCTGGCAAGCACACAGGTACAGATCGAGGCTGCACAGCTTTTCCTGGGAGGTCAGTACACAATGTCATTCTGGATCTTTGTAGTTATTCTTGGAATGCTTATCCCGGCATTGCTTGAGATAATGGAACTTGGAAAATTTCATATCCCGGTTGTGATACCTGCAGTGCTGGTGATCTTTGGAAGTCTGATGTTGCGATTTATTATAGTCTATGCAGGACAGGTGAGCAGGTGGCTGTACTAA
- a CDS encoding YeeE/YedE family protein: MGPLAINELISENTNLFLAFIIGIGFGFILEQSGFSSSRKLAGVFYGYDTVVLKVFFTAAITAMLGLLFFSLFGWIDMDLVYVNPTYLTSAIVGGMIMGAGFIIGGYCPGTSFCGASIGKIDALVFIGGLFIGVFIFGIGYDLWDGMYMAKFLGSPKVSETLGLTDGVFAFLLIIVALGMFWVAEWAEKKFPRAEY, translated from the coding sequence ATGGGACCATTAGCAATCAACGAATTAATATCAGAGAATACCAATCTTTTCCTGGCTTTTATTATCGGAATCGGATTTGGATTTATTCTTGAACAGAGCGGGTTTTCCTCAAGCAGGAAACTTGCAGGCGTATTCTACGGTTATGACACAGTTGTACTGAAGGTTTTCTTTACGGCTGCAATAACTGCAATGCTTGGATTACTCTTTTTCAGCCTCTTCGGATGGATAGATATGGATCTGGTTTATGTTAACCCAACATATCTTACATCTGCAATTGTGGGTGGGATGATTATGGGTGCAGGATTCATAATTGGAGGTTACTGCCCCGGAACAAGTTTCTGCGGAGCATCTATAGGCAAAATAGACGCTCTCGTATTTATCGGAGGACTATTTATCGGTGTATTTATTTTCGGAATCGGATATGACTTGTGGGACGGAATGTATATGGCAAAATTCCTCGGTTCACCGAAAGTCAGCGAGACACTTGGCCTCACCGACGGAGTATTCGCATTCCTTTTAATAATTGTTGCTCTGGGGATGTTCTGGGTTGCAGAATGGGCTGAAAAGAAATTCCCTAGAGCCGAGTACTAG
- a CDS encoding YeeE/YedE family protein has translation MAKSKERKVRSYINPYLGGVLLGIVLLAANFVAGRGLGASGAIKSTVVTAMVTVSPSSAEKSGFLQEFRESHAGNPMKTWLVFEMMGVLVGGFLSGAFAGRLKLKVEHSPGITSRKRLLLALGGGVLFGFGSQLGRGCTSGSALSGMAVLSLGGFVTMMAIFGTAYAFAYFFRKNWI, from the coding sequence ATGGCAAAATCGAAAGAACGTAAGGTGAGAAGTTATATCAACCCATATCTGGGAGGTGTATTACTCGGAATTGTACTTCTGGCAGCGAATTTTGTTGCCGGTCGCGGACTGGGGGCCAGCGGCGCTATAAAAAGCACTGTTGTAACTGCAATGGTAACAGTTTCTCCGTCATCTGCAGAAAAATCTGGTTTCCTTCAGGAATTCAGAGAGTCTCATGCCGGAAACCCTATGAAAACATGGCTTGTTTTTGAGATGATGGGTGTTCTTGTAGGCGGATTTCTTTCCGGAGCCTTTGCCGGCAGACTGAAACTGAAGGTTGAGCATTCTCCCGGAATCACCTCCCGAAAAAGACTTCTTCTTGCCCTTGGAGGCGGAGTGTTATTCGGATTTGGCTCTCAGCTTGGAAGAGGCTGTACAAGCGGATCTGCATTAAGCGGAATGGCAGTACTATCACTCGGAGGATTTGTTACAATGATGGCAATCTTCGGAACAGCTTACGCTTTTGCATATTTCTTCAGGAAGAATTGGATATGA